A genomic window from Maylandia zebra isolate NMK-2024a linkage group LG20, Mzebra_GT3a, whole genome shotgun sequence includes:
- the ubiad1 gene encoding ubiA prenyltransferase domain-containing protein 1, whose translation MAKEQKQSRAETFLLAGSNGHNGQQWATGMSNSVQNHPAPANKMSRMARVASDVRHKCAAYVLALRPWSFSASLTPVALGSALAYKLDGSVDLVVLMVCAVAVLVVHGAGNLVNTYYDFSKGIDHKKSDDRTLVDEILAPQDVVMFGALLYSLGCLCATLLFFLSTLRLEHLALIYFGGLSSSFLYTGGIGLKYVALGDVVILITFGPLAVMFAHAVQVGYLSVLPLVYAVPLALNTEAILHSNNTRDMDSDKQAGIVTLAILIGPMLSYILYNLLLFVPYVLFCILATRYTISMALPLLTLPMAFSLEKQFRSRCYAKIPQKTAKLNLLMGLFYVFGIILAPSGSLPLL comes from the exons ATGGCCAAAGAGCAGAAACAAAGCAGGGCGGAAACGTTTTTACTTGCAGGGTCGAATGGTCATAATGGCCAGCAATGGGCGACTGGTATGAGTAACTCTGTGCAAAATCATCCTGCACCTGCTAACAAAATGTCAAGGATGGCTCGCGTTGCCTCGGATGTAAGGCACAAGTGTGCGGCCTACGTGCTAGCATTGAGGCCATGGAGCTTCAGCGCCTCACTAACGCCCGTGGCCCTTGGCAGCGCCTTGGCGTACAAACTGGATGGCTCCGTGGACTTGGTCGTTCTGATGGTGTGTGCTGTGGCCGTCCTCGTGGTTCACGGGGCGGGTAACCTTGTAAACACCTACTATGACTTCTCCAAAGGGATTGACCACAAGAAGAGTGATGATAGGACTCTTGTAGACGAAATCCTGGCACCACAGGATGTTGTTATGTTTGGCGCTTTGTTATATTCTCTGGGGTGCTTGTGTGCCACTCTGCTTTTCTTCCTGTCTACGCTGAGGCTGGAGCACCTAGCCCTAATTTACTTTGGGGGTCTCTCCAGCTCCTTCTTATACACCGGTG GCATTGGCCTCAAGTATGTGGCCCTGGGAGATGTAGTCATCCTCATTACCTTCGGCCCACTGGCAGTCATGTTTGCCCACGCGGTGCAGGTCGGGTACCTCTCCGTGCTCCCGTTGGTGTATGCCGTCCCGCTGGCCCTCAACACAGAAGCTATCCTCCACAGCAACAACACACGAGACATGGACTCTGACAAGCAAGCGGGGATCGTCACCCTGGCCATCCTCATTGGACCTATGCTGTCTTACATCCTCTACAACCTCCTGCTCTTTGTCCCTTACGTGCTCTTTTGCATCCTCGCCACCCGTTACACCATCAGCATGGCACTGCCTCTGCTCACGCTGCCCATGGCCTTCTCCCTGGAGAAGCAGTTCAGGAGCCGATGCTACGCCAAGATCCCCCAGAAAACAGCCAAGCTCAACCTCCTGATGGGACTTTTCTATGTATTCGGGATCATTCTGGCTCCTTCTGGCAGCCTGCCATTACTGTGA